Part of the Spiroplasma endosymbiont of Poecilobothrus nobilitatus genome is shown below.
TGAGGAACGTGCTAAAAATGGCGAATCTGAATTTGCTAATCCTCGAAATGCAGCAGCAGGAACTTTACGACAATTAGATTCAACAATTGTTGCAAAACGAAAGTTAAATGCATTTTTATATTATTATGTTAATGCTTTGCAGGATGGAATTCAATCACAATACGAAGCATTACAAAGATTAGAACAATTGAAATTTAAAACAAATCCTGAGTATCGTTATTGTTCAAATATTGCGGCAGTGTGAGCATATATTCAAGAGTATGAACCAAAACGTCATCAATTAGGTTATGAAATTGATGGAATTGTGATTAAAGTTAATAACTTAAATTTATATAATCGCATAGGTTATACTGCTAAAAATCCAAAATGAGCAATAGCTTATAAATTTCCAGCAGAAGTTGTGGTTACAAAATTGCTTAATATTTTTCCTTCTGTTGGAAGAACAGGACGTATTACTTATAATGCTGTTCTTGAGCCAGTTCGTATTGTAGGAACAATTGTGCGAGCAGCAACATTACATAATGCTGATTTTATTACTGAGCGTGATATTCGGATTGGTGATAATGTTCAAGTTAAAAAAGCGGGGGATATTATTCCGGAAGTGATTAATTATGTTGTAGCTTGTCGCCAAAAAAATGCTAAAAAATGACAAGAGGCAACGCATTGTCCAGAATGTAATTCTTTATTAGAACGTGTTGAAGGTGAGGTTTACCAGTATTGTATTAATTCTGTTTGTCCCAAAAAAATTACTCGTGGATTAGAACATTATTGTTCACGAAATGCGATGAATATTCAAGGAATTAGTGAAAAAATTATTGAACGATTATTTAAATTAGGATATTTAAAAAGTTTTAGTGATTTATATCAATTAGAGCAATACTGAGCGGAAATTATTGAATTAGAAAATTTTGGCGAAAAATCATTTGAAAATATGATTGCTTCAATTAATAATTCAAAAAATAATTTCTTAGAGCGACTATTGTTTGCATTAGGAATTCGACATGTTGGTCAAAAAACAGCAAAATTATTAGCACGACAATTTAAAACAATTGATAATTTAGCTTCCATGAATATTGAACAATTATCAATTATTAATGATATTGGTCCAATTGTAGCAGCTAGTGTTGTTGATTATTTTGCAATTCCAGCTAATCAACAAGAACTTGCTTTACTACGCCAAAAAGGGGTTAAAATGGAGTATTATGCTACTAATCAACATTTAGCACATAAGTTTGAAAATTATCGGTTTGTGATTACCGGAGTTTTATCAAAACCACGAGAATATTTTAAAGAATTAATTGAAAGTTATGGTGGGCAAATTTCTGAAAGTGCTAGTGTAAAAACCACTTATTTACTGGCGGGGGCTGATGCTGGTAATAAATTAGTAAAAGCACAAAAATTAAATGTTAAAATTATTAATGAAGAAGAATTTAAACAATTATTAAATAAGGAGGGCTAAGATGGCACGAATTACAAAAGAAGTGTTACAAATGTTAGCGCATGATATTATGCTAGATTTACAAGACGAGGAACTAACTAATTTAAGTCAAGAATTTGATGTTATTTTAAAACAAATGGATTTAGTACAAAAAATTGATACAACTAATGTTCATTCAATGCATTTTCCATTTGATTTAACAGTTGACTATTTGCGTGAGGATGATGAGATTGATGTTGCTCCGCAAGCTGAAATTTTAGCGG
Proteins encoded:
- the ligA gene encoding NAD-dependent DNA ligase LigA translates to MTFEQAKKRSLVLKEQLEQWNYEYYVNDNPSVSDQEYDRAMQELIAIEQQYSELITIDSPTQRVSGQVSKKFNKYIHTSPMLSLGNEFNYDDLIHFDEQIKELTGLSEIEYTCELKIDGLSISLVYDNHLLVMGATRGDGLTGEDVTVNIKQIKSIPLRIDQPTLTVRGEVYLSVEEFKKINEERAKNGESEFANPRNAAAGTLRQLDSTIVAKRKLNAFLYYYVNALQDGIQSQYEALQRLEQLKFKTNPEYRYCSNIAAVWAYIQEYEPKRHQLGYEIDGIVIKVNNLNLYNRIGYTAKNPKWAIAYKFPAEVVVTKLLNIFPSVGRTGRITYNAVLEPVRIVGTIVRAATLHNADFITERDIRIGDNVQVKKAGDIIPEVINYVVACRQKNAKKWQEATHCPECNSLLERVEGEVYQYCINSVCPKKITRGLEHYCSRNAMNIQGISEKIIERLFKLGYLKSFSDLYQLEQYWAEIIELENFGEKSFENMIASINNSKNNFLERLLFALGIRHVGQKTAKLLARQFKTIDNLASMNIEQLSIINDIGPIVAASVVDYFAIPANQQELALLRQKGVKMEYYATNQHLAHKFENYRFVITGVLSKPREYFKELIESYGGQISESASVKTTYLLAGADAGNKLVKAQKLNVKIINEEEFKQLLNKEG
- the gatC gene encoding Asp-tRNA(Asn)/Glu-tRNA(Gln) amidotransferase subunit GatC, yielding MARITKEVLQMLAHDIMLDLQDEELTNLSQEFDVILKQMDLVQKIDTTNVHSMHFPFDLTVDYLREDDEIDVAPQAEILAAAPKKIDDYIVINKVVK